A single window of Helicobacter pylori NCTC 11637 = CCUG 17874 = ATCC 43504 = JCM 12093 DNA harbors:
- the obgE gene encoding GTPase ObgE, with protein sequence MFVDSVEIIIASGKGGPGMVSFRREKFVIKGGPDGGDGGDGGDVYFEVDNNTDTLASFRGTKHHKAKNGAPGGTRNCTGKKGEDKIIVVPPGTQVFVGDKLWLDLITPKERVLALKGGKGGLGNAHFKSATKQQPTYAQKGLEGVEKCVRLELKLIADIGLVGFPNAGKSTLISTISNAKPKIANYEFTTLVPNLGVVSVDEKSEFLMADIPGIIEGASQGKGLGISFLKHIERTKVLAFVLDASRLDLGIKEQYQRLRLELEKFSPALANKPFGVLLNKCDVVENIDEMTKDFCTFLNLEAQKLEAFDLEPYLGFLHPHLTNDFEKHPNEKSALFVLPLSAVSALNAHALKFVLLEALP encoded by the coding sequence GTGTTTGTAGATAGCGTGGAAATTATCATCGCTTCGGGTAAGGGGGGGCCTGGAATGGTGAGTTTTAGGCGAGAAAAGTTTGTCATCAAAGGAGGCCCTGACGGGGGCGATGGAGGCGATGGGGGCGATGTGTATTTTGAAGTGGATAACAATACCGACACTCTAGCGAGTTTTAGAGGCACCAAACACCACAAGGCTAAAAATGGGGCTCCAGGAGGCACACGAAATTGCACGGGCAAAAAGGGCGAAGACAAGATCATTGTCGTGCCGCCAGGAACACAAGTGTTTGTAGGTGATAAGTTGTGGCTTGATTTGATCACGCCTAAAGAAAGGGTGTTAGCCTTAAAAGGAGGCAAGGGAGGGTTAGGGAATGCGCATTTTAAAAGTGCGACTAAACAGCAACCCACTTACGCGCAAAAAGGCTTGGAGGGGGTTGAAAAATGCGTGCGTTTGGAATTAAAGCTCATCGCTGATATAGGGTTAGTGGGCTTCCCTAATGCGGGTAAATCCACGCTCATTTCCACCATCTCTAACGCTAAGCCTAAAATCGCTAACTATGAATTCACGACTCTAGTGCCTAATTTAGGGGTTGTGAGCGTAGATGAAAAAAGCGAATTTCTAATGGCGGATATTCCTGGCATTATTGAAGGGGCTAGTCAGGGAAAAGGCTTAGGGATTAGCTTTTTAAAACATATTGAACGCACCAAAGTTCTAGCCTTTGTTTTAGACGCTTCTAGGTTGGATTTGGGCATTAAAGAGCAATACCAACGCTTGAGGTTGGAGTTGGAAAAATTTTCACCCGCTTTGGCCAATAAGCCTTTTGGGGTGTTGCTCAATAAATGCGATGTTGTAGAAAACATTGATGAGATGACTAAGGATTTTTGCACCTTTTTAAACTTAGAAGCGCAAAAATTAGAGGCGTTTGATTTAGAGCCGTATTTAGGGTTTTTGCACCCCCATTTAACCAACGATTTTGAAAAACACCCTAATGAAAAATCAGCACTCTTTGTCTTGCCCCTTTCAGCGGTTAGCGCTCTTAATGCACATGCGCTTAAATTTGTGTTGTTGGAAGCGTTACCCTAA
- a CDS encoding ABC transporter ATP-binding protein encodes MKLLEIKELKKSYAIDRGLFKPKRVIHALNGISFEVEQNEVLSIVGESGCGKSTTAKILAGIERQDSGAIYFNGKRHLHFSKQDWFDYRKKVQMIFQDPYSSLNPRWKVGEIIAEPLLLNSHFSKKEIKTKVLEIMQKVGLKLEWIDRYPHQFSGGQRQRIGIARALILHPSVVICDEPVSALDVSIQAQVLNLLLDLQKEMGLTYIFISHDLGVVEHISDKIIVMNQGQIVETGDVDSVISAPKHPYTQKLLNAVPHLEKSMQRFAK; translated from the coding sequence ATGAAGCTCTTAGAAATTAAAGAATTGAAAAAATCCTATGCGATAGACAGGGGGTTATTCAAGCCTAAAAGAGTGATCCATGCGCTCAATGGGATCAGTTTTGAAGTGGAGCAAAATGAAGTTTTAAGCATCGTGGGGGAGAGCGGTTGCGGGAAAAGCACGACAGCCAAAATTTTAGCCGGGATTGAAAGGCAAGATAGCGGGGCGATTTATTTCAATGGTAAGCGCCACTTGCATTTTAGCAAACAGGATTGGTTTGATTACCGCAAAAAGGTGCAAATGATTTTTCAAGACCCTTATTCTAGCCTAAACCCTCGCTGGAAAGTGGGCGAGATCATCGCTGAACCCTTGCTTTTAAATTCTCATTTTTCAAAAAAAGAAATCAAAACAAAAGTGCTAGAGATCATGCAAAAAGTGGGCTTGAAATTAGAATGGATCGATCGTTACCCTCATCAATTTTCAGGCGGTCAAAGGCAACGAATCGGCATTGCTAGGGCACTCATTTTGCACCCTAGCGTGGTGATTTGCGATGAGCCTGTGTCTGCGTTAGACGTGTCCATTCAAGCGCAAGTGTTGAATTTGCTCTTGGATTTGCAAAAAGAAATGGGGCTGACTTATATTTTTATCAGCCATGATTTAGGGGTGGTGGAGCATATAAGCGATAAAATCATCGTGATGAATCAGGGGCAAATCGTAGAAACGGGGGATGTGGATAGCGTGATAAGCGCTCCCAAGCACCCTTATACGCAGAAATTACTCAATGCGGTGCCGCATTTGGAAAAATCCATGCAAAGATTTGCCAAATAA
- a CDS encoding ABC transporter ATP-binding protein, which produces MILEVKDLKTYFFTDKGVNKAVDGVSFGLKKSQTLCIVGESGSGKSITSLSILGLIEKPGKIVGGSIQFLGQDLLQLKEKQMQKEIRGKKIGMIFQEPMTSLNPSYTVGFQINEVLKIHHPNLNKKERLERVVYELERVGIPHAGDKYHEYPFNLSGGQRQRVMIAMAMVCEPEILIADEPTTALDVTIQAQILELMKELQQKKGTSILFITHDLGVVAQIADEVVVMYKGHVVEQASAKELFADPRHPYTKALLSAIPKPGKEYRKKRLETVDENTDYLSFPKELR; this is translated from the coding sequence ATGATTTTAGAAGTTAAAGATTTAAAAACTTATTTTTTCACCGATAAGGGCGTGAATAAAGCAGTGGATGGCGTGAGTTTTGGCTTGAAAAAGTCTCAAACGCTCTGCATTGTAGGGGAGAGCGGGAGCGGGAAAAGCATCACTTCGCTTTCTATTCTAGGGTTGATTGAAAAGCCCGGGAAAATTGTGGGAGGGAGCATTCAATTTTTAGGGCAGGATTTGTTGCAACTCAAAGAAAAGCAAATGCAAAAAGAAATCAGGGGCAAGAAAATTGGCATGATCTTTCAAGAGCCTATGACAAGCCTAAACCCTTCCTACACCGTGGGGTTTCAAATCAATGAAGTGTTGAAAATCCACCACCCTAACCTTAACAAAAAAGAACGCTTAGAAAGGGTGGTCTATGAGTTAGAGCGCGTGGGCATTCCCCATGCTGGGGATAAATACCACGAATACCCTTTCAATCTCAGTGGGGGGCAACGCCAAAGGGTGATGATCGCTATGGCTATGGTGTGTGAGCCTGAAATCTTGATCGCTGATGAGCCTACGACAGCGTTGGATGTAACCATTCAAGCGCAGATTTTAGAATTGATGAAAGAATTGCAGCAAAAAAAAGGCACTTCTATTTTGTTTATCACCCATGATTTAGGCGTGGTGGCGCAGATCGCTGATGAAGTGGTGGTGATGTATAAAGGGCATGTGGTGGAGCAAGCGAGCGCCAAAGAGCTTTTTGCTGACCCAAGACACCCCTATACCAAGGCTCTTTTAAGCGCGATCCCTAAACCGGGCAAAGAATACCGCAAAAAACGCTTAGAAACCGTGGATGAAAATACAGATTATTTGAGTTTTCCAAAGGAGTTACGATGA
- a CDS encoding ABC transporter permease, which translates to MESFREFIQQFKKNKAAVVGAWIVLLLVICAIFAPLLAPHDPYVQNAQDRLLKPIWEHGGNAKYLLGTDDLGRDILSRLIYGARISLTIGIVSMGIAVFFGTILGLIAGYFGGKTDAIIMRIMDIMFALPSILLIVIVVAVLGPSLTNAMLAIGFVGIPGFARLVRSSVLGEKEKEYVIASKINGSSHLRLMCKVIFPNCIIPLIVQTTMGFASTVLEAAALSFLGLGAQPPKPEWGAMLMNSMQYIATAPWMLVFPGVMIFLTVMSFNLVGDGIMDALDPKRAS; encoded by the coding sequence ATGGAGTCTTTTAGAGAGTTTATCCAACAATTCAAAAAAAATAAGGCAGCGGTCGTTGGGGCTTGGATTGTGCTTTTATTGGTAATTTGTGCGATTTTTGCGCCCCTTTTAGCCCCGCATGATCCTTATGTCCAAAACGCGCAAGATCGCCTTTTAAAGCCTATATGGGAGCATGGGGGGAATGCTAAATACCTTTTAGGCACCGATGATTTGGGGCGCGATATTTTGAGCCGCTTGATCTATGGGGCCAGGATTTCTTTAACCATAGGGATTGTTTCTATGGGGATTGCGGTCTTTTTTGGCACGATATTAGGGCTAATAGCGGGGTATTTTGGAGGGAAAACAGATGCAATTATCATGCGTATCATGGACATCATGTTCGCTTTGCCCTCCATTTTATTGATCGTGATTGTGGTTGCGGTGTTAGGGCCTTCACTCACTAACGCCATGCTCGCTATTGGGTTTGTGGGGATTCCTGGGTTTGCAAGATTGGTGCGCAGTTCCGTGCTGGGCGAAAAAGAAAAAGAATACGTGATCGCTTCTAAAATCAATGGTTCTTCGCATCTTCGTTTGATGTGTAAGGTGATCTTCCCTAATTGCATTATCCCTTTGATCGTGCAAACGACAATGGGTTTTGCTTCCACGGTTTTAGAAGCGGCCGCACTGAGCTTCTTAGGTCTTGGGGCCCAACCTCCCAAACCTGAATGGGGAGCGATGCTGATGAACTCCATGCAATACATCGCTACCGCTCCTTGGATGCTTGTTTTCCCTGGGGTGATGATTTTTTTAACGGTCATGAGTTTTAATCTGGTAGGCGATGGCATCATGGACGCTTTAGATCCTAAACGGGCCTCTTAA
- a CDS encoding ABC transporter permease yields MLSFIIKRILWAIPTLFGVSIIVFMMVHLVPGDPALVILGEKANQAAIDALREQFGLNKPLIEQYFFFINNVLHGNFGTSIMTGEPVMHEFWQRFPATVELALIALFMALVLGISVGVLAAIKRYSVFDYSSMTFALAGISMPVFWLGLMLIYIFSVQLGWLPVFGRLSDVYYLDGPTGLYLIDSLIARDYGAFVDTIKHLILPSIVLATVSTAVIARMTRASMAEVSKEDYVRTAKAKGCSSFRVIFVHTLRNALIPVTTIAGLMLAGLLGGSMITETVFSWPGIGKWIVNALNQRDFPIIQSMSLIIAMMYIGANLLVDILYAFIDPRIRLS; encoded by the coding sequence ATGCTGAGTTTTATCATTAAGCGTATTTTGTGGGCGATCCCCACGCTGTTTGGAGTGAGCATTATCGTGTTTATGATGGTGCATTTAGTGCCAGGAGATCCGGCGTTAGTGATTTTAGGCGAAAAGGCCAATCAAGCCGCTATTGACGCTTTAAGGGAGCAGTTTGGTTTGAATAAGCCTTTAATAGAGCAGTATTTTTTCTTTATCAATAATGTGTTGCATGGCAATTTTGGCACTTCTATCATGACTGGTGAGCCTGTGATGCATGAGTTTTGGCAACGATTCCCGGCTACGGTGGAATTGGCTTTGATCGCTCTGTTTATGGCTCTTGTTTTGGGTATTAGCGTTGGCGTGTTGGCTGCGATCAAACGCTATAGCGTGTTTGATTATTCCAGCATGACTTTCGCTTTAGCCGGGATTTCTATGCCGGTGTTTTGGCTAGGGCTCATGCTGATTTATATCTTTAGCGTGCAATTGGGGTGGTTGCCTGTTTTTGGGCGTTTGAGCGATGTGTATTATTTAGATGGCCCCACAGGTCTTTATTTGATAGACAGCCTGATCGCAAGGGATTATGGGGCGTTTGTGGATACGATCAAGCACTTGATTTTGCCTAGCATTGTGTTAGCCACGGTTTCTACCGCTGTTATTGCCAGAATGACTCGCGCGAGCATGGCAGAAGTGTCTAAAGAAGATTATGTGCGTACCGCTAAAGCTAAGGGGTGTAGCTCCTTTAGGGTGATTTTTGTGCACACTTTGCGTAATGCTTTAATCCCTGTAACGACTATCGCAGGCTTGATGTTGGCCGGGCTTTTAGGGGGGAGCATGATAACTGAAACGGTTTTCTCATGGCCTGGGATTGGTAAGTGGATTGTTAATGCGCTCAACCAGCGCGATTTCCCGATTATCCAGTCCATGTCTTTGATTATTGCCATGATGTATATTGGGGCTAATCTCTTAGTGGATATTTTATACGCTTTTATTGATCCTAGAATAAGGTTGTCATAA
- the rpmA gene encoding 50S ribosomal protein L27, with product MAHKKGQGSTQNNRDSAGRRLGVKKFGSEFVRAGNIIVRQRGTKMHPGNNVGMGKDHTLYALIDGVVKFEHKDRNRKKVSVVSQNFGE from the coding sequence ATGGCACACAAGAAAGGTCAAGGGAGCACGCAGAATAACAGAGATTCTGCAGGAAGACGCTTAGGCGTGAAAAAATTTGGCTCAGAATTTGTGAGAGCAGGGAATATTATCGTGCGCCAAAGAGGCACTAAAATGCATCCTGGTAATAATGTGGGCATGGGGAAAGACCATACCTTATATGCGCTCATAGATGGCGTTGTGAAGTTTGAGCATAAAGACAGAAACCGCAAAAAGGTTTCTGTGGTTAGTCAAAATTTTGGGGAGTAG
- the rplU gene encoding 50S ribosomal protein L21, protein MSYAIFKHGGKQYKVVEGDIVLLDKMDKEPKALVELVEVLAVSKEGKLSCGKPFVNGAKIEAEVINEGRGKKVITFKKRRRKDSKTKRGFRRDFTRVRITKIVA, encoded by the coding sequence ATGTCATACGCAATATTCAAGCATGGCGGTAAGCAATATAAGGTCGTTGAAGGCGATATTGTTTTATTGGATAAAATGGATAAAGAGCCTAAGGCTTTAGTGGAATTAGTGGAAGTGTTAGCCGTATCCAAAGAGGGCAAACTCTCTTGTGGGAAACCCTTTGTGAATGGGGCTAAAATTGAAGCGGAAGTGATCAATGAAGGGCGCGGCAAAAAAGTCATCACTTTTAAAAAACGCCGACGAAAAGACAGCAAAACCAAGCGTGGTTTTAGAAGAGATTTCACTCGTGTGAGAATCACTAAAATTGTAGCATAA
- a CDS encoding bifunctional chorismate-binding protein/class IV aminotransferase encodes MIFGDFKYQKSVKKLTATNLNELKNALDFISQNRGKGYFVGYLLYEARLAFLDENFQSQTPFLYFEQFLERKKYSLEPLKEHAFYPKIHSPLDQKTYFKQFKAVKEHLKNGDTYQVNLTMDLFLDTKAKPKRVFKEVIHNQNTPFKALIENEFGSILSFSPELFFELEFLDTAIKIITKPMKGTIARSNNPLIDEKNRLFLQNDDKNRSENVMIVDLLRNDLSRLALKNSVKVNQLFEIISLPSVYQMISEIEAQLPLKTSLFEIFKALFPCGSVTGCPKIKTMQIIEELEKRPRGVYCGAIGMVGGKKALFSVPIRTLEKRACEDFLHLGVGSGVTYQSKALKEYEESFLKSFFLMPKIEFEIVETMKVIKRDQKLEINNKNAHKERLMHSAQYFNFKYDDNLLDFELEKEGVLRVLLNKKGKLIKEYKTLEPLKSLEIRLSETPIDKHNDFLYHKTTYAPFYQKARVLIKKGVIFDEIFYNQDLELTEGARSNLILEIHNRLLTPYFSAGALNGTGVVGLLKKGLVGHAPLKLQDLQRAAKIYCINALYGLVEVKIK; translated from the coding sequence ATGATTTTTGGGGATTTTAAATATCAAAAAAGCGTTAAAAAACTCACAGCCACTAATCTTAATGAGCTTAAAAACGCCCTGGATTTTATCTCTCAAAATAGGGGTAAGGGGTATTTTGTGGGGTATCTTTTGTATGAAGCGCGTTTAGCGTTTTTAGATGAAAATTTTCAAAGCCAAACCCCTTTTTTGTATTTTGAACAATTTTTGGAAAGAAAAAAATACTCTTTAGAGCCTTTAAAAGAGCATGCGTTTTACCCTAAAATCCACAGCCCTTTAGATCAAAAAACTTATTTCAAGCAGTTTAAAGCCGTTAAAGAGCATCTCAAAAACGGCGATACCTATCAAGTGAATCTCACAATGGATTTATTTTTAGACACTAAAGCCAAACCAAAGCGCGTTTTTAAGGAAGTGATACACAACCAAAACACGCCTTTTAAGGCTTTGATAGAAAATGAGTTTGGGAGTATTTTAAGCTTTTCGCCGGAATTGTTTTTTGAATTAGAGTTTTTGGACACAGCGATTAAGATTATTACAAAACCCATGAAAGGCACGATCGCTCGCTCAAACAACCCCTTGATAGATGAAAAAAACCGATTGTTTTTGCAAAATGATGACAAAAACAGAAGCGAAAATGTGATGATCGTGGATTTATTGCGTAACGATTTGAGCCGCTTGGCCTTAAAAAATAGCGTGAAAGTCAATCAATTGTTTGAAATCATCAGTTTGCCGAGCGTGTATCAAATGATAAGCGAGATTGAAGCTCAATTGCCCCTAAAAACCAGTTTGTTTGAGATTTTTAAGGCGTTGTTCCCTTGCGGCTCTGTGACCGGATGCCCTAAAATCAAAACCATGCAAATCATTGAAGAATTAGAAAAACGCCCTAGGGGGGTGTATTGCGGGGCGATAGGCATGGTTGGAGGAAAAAAAGCCCTTTTTAGCGTGCCTATCCGCACTTTAGAAAAAAGAGCGTGCGAAGATTTTTTGCATTTGGGGGTAGGGAGTGGGGTAACTTATCAAAGTAAAGCGCTAAAAGAATATGAAGAGAGCTTTTTAAAAAGCTTTTTTTTGATGCCCAAAATAGAATTTGAGATCGTGGAGACGATGAAAGTTATCAAAAGGGATCAAAAATTAGAGATTAACAATAAAAACGCCCATAAAGAACGCTTAATGCATAGCGCCCAATATTTTAACTTTAAATACGATGACAATCTTTTAGACTTTGAATTAGAAAAAGAAGGGGTTTTAAGGGTTTTATTGAATAAAAAGGGCAAGCTCATTAAAGAATACAAAACCTTAGAGCCTTTAAAAAGCCTAGAAATCCGTTTGAGTGAAACCCCCATTGATAAACACAATGATTTTTTATACCATAAGACCACTTATGCCCCTTTTTATCAAAAGGCTCGAGTGCTCATTAAAAAAGGCGTTATTTTTGATGAAATCTTTTATAACCAGGATCTAGAACTCACTGAGGGCGCTAGGAGCAATCTTATTTTAGAAATCCATAACAGGCTTTTAACCCCTTATTTTAGCGCGGGCGCGTTAAACGGGACGGGTGTTGTGGGGTTGTTAAAAAAGGGTCTTGTTGGGCATGCCCCTTTGAAATTACAAGACTTGCAAAGAGCGGCTAAAATCTATTGCATTAACGCGCTATATGGCTTAGTGGAAGTGAAAATCAAATAA
- a CDS encoding DUF2156 domain-containing protein: MFEKITLAHKDLFSRFLQTQKIVLSDVSFTNCFLWQHARLIQVAVIRDCLVIQTTYENQKPFYFYPIGKRPHECVKELLKLEKNLRFHSLTLEQKDDLKDNFVGVFDFTYNRDRSDYVYSVGELIALKGKKYHKKKNHLNQFLTNCANFVYEKISPQNRKEVLEAFQEWFLESQTDDIGLINENKGIQSVLENYESLDLKGGLIRVNGEIASFSFGEVLNEETALIHIEKARADIAGAYQIINQQLLLNEFSHLTYANREEDLGLEGLRRSKMSYNPVFLIDKYEAVAKN; this comes from the coding sequence ATGTTTGAAAAAATTACCCTAGCGCATAAGGACTTGTTTTCAAGGTTTCTACAAACTCAAAAAATCGTTTTATCGGATGTGAGTTTTACCAATTGCTTTTTATGGCAGCACGCAAGGCTCATTCAAGTGGCGGTGATTAGGGATTGTTTGGTGATTCAAACCACTTATGAAAATCAAAAACCCTTTTATTTCTATCCTATCGGTAAGAGGCCGCATGAATGCGTAAAAGAGCTTTTGAAATTAGAAAAAAATTTAAGATTCCACTCCCTGACTTTAGAGCAAAAAGACGATTTGAAAGACAATTTTGTAGGGGTGTTTGATTTCACTTACAACAGAGACAGGAGCGATTACGTTTATTCTGTTGGAGAATTGATCGCGCTCAAAGGGAAAAAATACCATAAGAAAAAAAACCACTTAAACCAGTTTTTAACCAATTGCGCAAATTTTGTTTATGAAAAAATTTCTCCTCAAAACAGAAAGGAAGTTTTAGAAGCCTTTCAAGAGTGGTTTTTAGAAAGCCAGACCGATGATATAGGGCTAATCAATGAAAATAAGGGCATTCAAAGCGTGTTAGAAAATTATGAAAGCTTGGATTTAAAGGGGGGGCTTATTAGGGTTAATGGGGAAATAGCCTCGTTTAGTTTTGGGGAAGTTTTAAACGAAGAGACCGCGCTCATCCACATTGAAAAAGCCCGCGCAGATATTGCAGGCGCGTATCAAATCATCAACCAACAATTGCTTTTGAATGAATTTAGCCATCTAACTTACGCTAACAGAGAAGAAGATCTGGGATTAGAGGGCTTAAGAAGGTCTAAGATGAGCTATAACCCGGTGTTTTTGATAGACAAATACGAAGCCGTTGCTAAAAATTAA
- a CDS encoding chorismate mutase, with translation MQKNLDSLLENLRAEIDLLDNELSDLLDKRLEIALKIALIKQENPIYCPKREQEILKRLNQRDFKHLNEEILTGFYAEVFKISRKFQENALKELKK, from the coding sequence ATGCAAAAGAATTTGGATAGTCTTTTAGAAAATTTAAGGGCTGAAATTGATTTGTTGGATAATGAATTGAGCGATCTTTTAGACAAACGCTTAGAAATCGCTTTAAAAATCGCGCTCATCAAACAAGAAAACCCCATTTATTGCCCTAAAAGAGAGCAAGAAATTTTAAAACGACTCAACCAAAGGGATTTCAAGCATTTGAATGAAGAAATTCTTACGGGTTTTTATGCAGAGGTTTTTAAGATTTCTAGAAAATTTCAAGAAAACGCCCTAAAAGAGTTAAAGAAATAA
- the lysA gene encoding diaminopimelate decarboxylase yields MFNYEELFQTHKTPFYLYDFDKIKQAFLSYKEAFKGRKSLICYALKANSNLSILSLLAHLESGADCVSIGEIHRALKAGIKPYRIVFSGVGKSGFEIEQALKLNILFLNVESFMELTTIETIAQSLGIKARISIRINPNIDAKTHPYISTGLKENKFGVGEKEALEMFLWAKKSAFLEPISVHFHIGSQLLDLEPIIEASQKVAKIAKSLIALGIDLRFFDVGGGIGVSYENEETIKLYDYAQGILNALQGLDLTIICEPGRSIVAESGELITQVLYEKKAQNKRFVIVDAGMNDFLRPSLYHAKHAIRVITPSKGREISPCDVVGPVCESSDTFLKDANLPKLEPGDKIAIEKVGAYGSSMASQYNSRPKLLELALEDHKIRVIRKREALEDLWRLEEEGLKGV; encoded by the coding sequence ATGTTTAATTATGAAGAGCTGTTTCAAACTCACAAAACCCCTTTTTACCTCTATGATTTTGACAAAATCAAACAGGCTTTTTTGAGTTATAAAGAAGCGTTTAAGGGGCGTAAGTCTTTGATTTGCTACGCTTTAAAGGCGAATTCCAATTTGAGTATCCTCTCTTTATTAGCCCATTTAGAGAGCGGGGCGGATTGCGTTTCCATAGGTGAGATACACAGGGCTTTAAAAGCCGGGATCAAGCCTTATAGGATCGTGTTTAGCGGAGTGGGTAAAAGCGGATTTGAAATAGAACAAGCCCTAAAACTCAACATTTTATTTTTGAATGTAGAAAGTTTTATGGAATTAACAACGATTGAAACAATCGCTCAATCTTTAGGGATAAAGGCTAGGATTTCCATTAGAATCAACCCTAACATTGACGCTAAAACGCACCCCTATATTTCTACCGGTTTGAAAGAAAATAAGTTTGGCGTGGGAGAAAAAGAAGCTTTGGAAATGTTTCTTTGGGCTAAAAAAAGCGCGTTTTTAGAGCCTATTAGCGTGCATTTTCATATCGGATCACAGCTATTAGATTTAGAGCCGATTATAGAAGCGAGCCAAAAGGTGGCTAAAATCGCTAAATCTTTGATCGCGCTAGGGATAGATTTGCGTTTTTTTGATGTGGGCGGAGGCATTGGCGTAAGCTATGAAAATGAAGAAACGATTAAGCTTTATGATTACGCGCAAGGGATTTTAAACGCGCTTCAAGGCTTGGATTTGACCATTATTTGTGAGCCGGGCCGATCCATCGTGGCTGAGAGTGGGGAATTGATCACGCAGGTTTTGTATGAAAAAAAGGCTCAAAACAAGCGCTTTGTGATTGTAGATGCGGGCATGAATGATTTTTTACGCCCGAGTTTGTATCATGCTAAGCATGCCATAAGGGTTATAACTCCCTCTAAAGGGCGTGAGATCTCGCCTTGCGATGTGGTAGGGCCTGTGTGCGAGAGCAGCGACACTTTTTTAAAAGACGCCAATTTGCCAAAATTAGAGCCAGGCGATAAAATAGCGATTGAGAAGGTTGGGGCTTATGGCTCTAGCATGGCCAGTCAATACAATTCGCGCCCCAAACTCCTAGAATTAGCCCTAGAAGATCACAAAATCAGAGTGATAAGAAAAAGAGAGGCTTTAGAAGATTTATGGCGGTTAGAAGAAGAAGGCTTAAAAGGGGTTTGA